One window of Burkholderia thailandensis E264 genomic DNA carries:
- a CDS encoding lipid A biosynthesis lauroyl acyltransferase → MLGRLGTQLAVAFLKFLAVLPYGLTARLGDGLGWLLYQIPSRRKRIVHINLKLCFPDWSDARREEIAGKHFRHAIRSYVERSVQWFGSAKKLEKLIQVDSAVDLTDPNLPPTLFLGLHFVGIEAGSIWLNRSLRRRCGSLYQPFSNPTLEAVAKAARGRFDAEMVGRADSARVVLRWLRDRKPVMLGADMDYGLRNSTFVPFFGVPACTLTAVGRLAKTGHAQVVPFIGEVLPNYQGYRLKIFKPWENYPTGDDDLDARRMNAFLEEQIPLMPEQYYWVHKRFKTRPPGEPSFY, encoded by the coding sequence ATGCTAGGCCGTCTCGGCACACAGCTCGCCGTCGCGTTTCTCAAATTCCTCGCGGTCCTGCCCTACGGCCTGACCGCGCGCCTGGGCGACGGCCTTGGCTGGCTGCTCTATCAGATCCCCAGCCGGCGCAAGCGCATCGTACACATCAATCTGAAACTCTGCTTCCCCGATTGGAGCGACGCCCGCCGCGAGGAAATCGCCGGCAAGCACTTCCGGCATGCGATCCGCAGCTACGTCGAGCGCAGCGTCCAGTGGTTCGGCTCCGCGAAAAAGCTCGAAAAGTTGATCCAGGTCGACAGCGCGGTCGATCTCACCGATCCGAACCTGCCGCCGACGCTCTTCCTCGGGCTGCACTTCGTCGGCATCGAGGCGGGCTCGATCTGGCTGAACCGGTCGCTGCGGCGCCGCTGCGGGTCGCTGTACCAGCCGTTCTCGAACCCGACGCTCGAAGCCGTCGCGAAAGCCGCCCGCGGCCGCTTCGATGCCGAGATGGTCGGCCGCGCCGACAGCGCGCGCGTCGTGCTGCGCTGGCTGCGCGACCGCAAGCCGGTGATGCTCGGCGCCGACATGGATTACGGCCTGCGCAACTCGACATTCGTGCCGTTCTTCGGCGTCCCCGCGTGCACGCTGACCGCGGTCGGCCGGCTCGCGAAGACGGGCCATGCGCAGGTCGTGCCGTTCATCGGTGAAGTGCTGCCCAATTACCAGGGTTATCGGCTGAAAATCTTCAAACCTTGGGAAAATTATCCGACGGGCGACGACGACCTCGACGCGCGCCGGATGAACGCGTTCCTCGAAGAGCAGATTCCGCTGATGCCCGAGCAGTACTACTGGGTGCACAAGCGCTTCAAGACGCGCCCGCCCGGCGAGCCGAGCTTCTATTGA
- the kdgD gene encoding 5-dehydro-4-deoxyglucarate dehydratase: MSRYTPTEFARQIGSGLLSFPVTHFRADLSFDEAAYRANLGWLFSHDAAGLFAAGGTGEFFSLTPAEVDRVVRAAVAETGGRLPVIAPAGYGTAMAIDYCKAAEAAGADGILLLPPYLTEASADGVAAHVEQVCRATRLGVIVYNRANQVLDENALARLAERCPNLVGFKDGVGDIELMTRIYTRLGERFTYIGGLPTAETFALPYLTLGVTTYSSAIFNFVPRFALDFYAAVRAQDHAKVYAMLDQFVLPYIALRNRKRGYAVSIVKAGMRVVGRSAGPVRAPLTDLTGAELAELSALVARIADVAEAQACL; the protein is encoded by the coding sequence ATGTCACGCTATACGCCCACCGAATTCGCCCGCCAGATCGGCTCTGGCCTGCTGTCTTTCCCGGTCACGCATTTCAGGGCCGATCTGTCGTTCGACGAGGCCGCCTATCGCGCGAACCTCGGCTGGCTCTTCAGCCACGACGCCGCAGGCCTCTTCGCCGCAGGCGGCACGGGCGAGTTCTTCTCGCTCACGCCCGCCGAAGTCGATCGCGTCGTGCGCGCGGCCGTCGCCGAGACGGGCGGCCGGCTGCCCGTGATCGCGCCGGCGGGCTACGGCACCGCGATGGCGATCGACTATTGCAAGGCCGCCGAGGCGGCGGGCGCCGACGGCATCCTGCTGCTGCCGCCGTATCTGACGGAGGCGTCGGCGGACGGCGTCGCCGCGCACGTCGAGCAGGTCTGCCGCGCGACGCGCCTCGGCGTGATCGTCTACAACCGCGCGAACCAGGTGCTCGACGAAAACGCGCTCGCGCGCCTCGCCGAGCGCTGCCCGAACCTCGTCGGATTCAAGGACGGCGTCGGCGACATCGAGCTGATGACGCGCATCTACACGCGGCTCGGCGAGCGCTTCACCTACATCGGCGGCCTGCCGACTGCGGAGACGTTCGCGCTGCCGTACCTCACGCTCGGCGTGACGACGTACTCGTCGGCGATCTTCAACTTCGTGCCGCGCTTCGCGCTCGATTTCTACGCGGCCGTGCGCGCGCAGGACCACGCGAAGGTGTACGCGATGCTCGATCAGTTCGTTCTGCCGTACATCGCGCTGCGCAATCGCAAGCGCGGCTATGCCGTGTCGATCGTGAAGGCCGGGATGAGGGTGGTCGGACGCAGCGCAGGCCCCGTGCGTGCGCCGCTGACCGATCTGACGGGCGCGGAACTGGCCGAGTTGTCGGCGCTCGTCGCCCGGATCGCCGACGTCGCCGAGGCGCAAGCATGTCTGTGA
- the mgrA gene encoding L-glyceraldehyde 3-phosphate reductase: MTYEAASERYADMQYRVSGKSGLKLPALSLGLWHNFGDTTPISTQREILRTAFDLGITHFDLANNYGPPYGSAETNFGRLLREDFRPYRDELLISTKAGWDMWPGPYGSGGGSRKYVLASLDQSLQRMGLDYVDIFYSHRFDAHTPLEETASALATAVQQGKALYVGVSSYSAAKTREIAKLLAEYKVPLLIHQPAYNLLNRWIERELLDALDETGSGCIAFTPLAQGLLTSKYLNGVPADARINKPGGGSLKEGHLSAENLEHVRKLNEIAQRRGQSLAQMALAWVLRDSRVTSALIGASRAQQVRENVAALANLSFSNDEIAEIDRYATEGGINLWEKPSTDQAL; this comes from the coding sequence ATGACCTACGAAGCAGCTTCGGAACGCTATGCGGACATGCAGTATCGCGTAAGCGGCAAATCCGGACTCAAACTGCCGGCGCTCTCGCTCGGCTTGTGGCACAACTTCGGCGACACGACGCCGATCTCGACGCAGCGCGAGATCCTGCGCACCGCGTTCGATCTCGGCATCACGCACTTCGATCTCGCGAACAACTACGGGCCGCCGTACGGCAGCGCCGAAACGAATTTCGGCCGGCTGCTGCGCGAGGATTTCAGGCCGTACCGCGATGAGCTGCTGATCTCGACGAAGGCCGGCTGGGACATGTGGCCTGGCCCGTACGGCAGCGGCGGCGGCTCGCGCAAGTACGTGCTCGCGAGCCTCGACCAGAGCCTGCAGCGCATGGGGCTCGACTACGTCGACATCTTCTACTCGCATCGCTTCGACGCGCACACGCCGCTCGAGGAAACCGCGAGCGCGCTCGCGACGGCCGTGCAGCAGGGCAAGGCGCTGTACGTCGGGGTTTCGTCGTACTCGGCGGCGAAGACGCGCGAGATCGCGAAGCTGCTCGCCGAATACAAGGTGCCGCTGCTGATTCACCAGCCCGCGTACAACCTGCTCAACCGCTGGATCGAGCGCGAGCTGCTCGACGCGCTCGACGAGACGGGCTCCGGCTGCATCGCGTTCACGCCGCTCGCGCAGGGGCTCTTGACGTCGAAGTATCTGAACGGCGTGCCGGCCGATGCCCGGATCAACAAGCCCGGCGGCGGATCGCTGAAGGAGGGGCACCTGAGCGCGGAGAACCTCGAGCACGTGCGCAAGCTGAACGAGATCGCGCAGCGGCGCGGCCAGAGCCTCGCGCAAATGGCGCTCGCGTGGGTGCTGCGCGATTCGCGCGTGACGTCCGCGCTGATCGGCGCGAGCCGCGCGCAGCAGGTGCGCGAGAACGTCGCGGCGCTCGCCAATCTGTCGTTCAGCAACGACGAGATCGCCGAGATCGACCGCTATGCGACGGAAGGTGGGATCAATCTGTGGGAAAAGCCGTCCACCGATCAGGCGCTCTGA
- a CDS encoding DUF3185 family protein — protein MTRAISVALIVGGVVLLYFGGQSFHSINDGVARFFTGSPSTKTIMLIAGGVVATLVGLIGLSMPSGKR, from the coding sequence ATGACTCGAGCGATTTCCGTTGCGCTCATCGTCGGCGGCGTCGTGCTGCTGTATTTCGGCGGCCAGTCGTTCCATTCGATCAACGACGGCGTCGCACGCTTCTTCACCGGATCGCCTTCGACGAAGACGATCATGCTGATCGCGGGCGGCGTCGTCGCGACGCTCGTCGGGCTGATCGGCCTGTCGATGCCGAGCGGCAAGCGCTGA
- the metK gene encoding methionine adenosyltransferase, with product MANDYLFTSESVSEGHPDKVADQISDAILDAILAQDKYSRVAAETLCNTGLVVLAGEITTTANIDYIQIARDTIKRIGYDNTDYGIDYRGCAVLVAYDKQSPDIAQGVDRAHDNNLDQGAGDQGLMFGYACDETPELMPLPIHLSHRLVERQANLRRDGRLPWLRPDAKSQVTVRYVDGKPHSIDTVVLSTQHAPDIDLPALREAVIEEIIKPTLPADLIKGDIKFLVNPTGRFVIGGPQGDCGLTGRKIIVDTYGGAAPHGGGAFSGKDPSKVDRSAAYAGRYVAKNIVAAGLASRALIQVSYAIGVAEPTSVMVNTFGTGRVSDETITKLVREHFDLRPKGIIQMLDLLRPIYEKTAAYGHFGREEPEFSWEAADKALALAEAAGVEPAVQVA from the coding sequence GTGGCAAACGATTATCTCTTTACGTCCGAATCCGTTTCCGAAGGCCATCCGGACAAGGTCGCGGACCAAATCTCCGACGCGATCCTCGACGCAATCCTCGCGCAAGACAAGTATTCCCGAGTCGCGGCCGAAACGCTGTGCAACACCGGCCTCGTCGTGCTCGCAGGCGAAATCACGACCACGGCGAACATCGACTACATCCAGATCGCGCGCGACACGATCAAGCGCATCGGCTACGACAACACCGATTACGGCATCGATTACCGCGGCTGCGCGGTGCTCGTCGCGTATGACAAGCAGTCGCCCGACATCGCGCAAGGCGTCGACCGCGCGCACGACAACAACCTCGATCAGGGCGCGGGCGACCAGGGCCTGATGTTCGGCTACGCGTGCGACGAAACGCCCGAGCTGATGCCGCTGCCGATCCACCTGTCGCACCGGCTCGTCGAGCGCCAGGCGAACCTGCGCCGCGACGGCCGCCTGCCGTGGCTGCGTCCGGACGCGAAGTCGCAGGTGACGGTGCGCTACGTCGACGGCAAGCCGCACTCGATCGACACCGTCGTGCTGTCGACGCAGCATGCGCCGGACATCGATCTGCCCGCGCTGCGCGAAGCGGTGATCGAGGAGATCATCAAGCCGACGCTGCCCGCCGACCTGATCAAGGGCGACATCAAGTTCCTCGTGAACCCGACCGGCCGCTTCGTGATCGGTGGCCCGCAAGGCGATTGCGGGCTGACCGGCCGCAAGATCATCGTCGACACCTACGGCGGCGCAGCGCCGCACGGCGGCGGCGCGTTCTCGGGCAAGGACCCGTCGAAGGTCGACCGCTCGGCCGCCTACGCGGGCCGCTACGTCGCGAAGAACATCGTCGCCGCAGGCCTTGCGTCGCGCGCGCTGATCCAGGTGTCGTACGCGATCGGCGTCGCCGAGCCGACCTCGGTGATGGTCAACACGTTCGGCACGGGCCGCGTGTCCGACGAGACGATCACGAAGCTCGTGCGCGAGCACTTCGACCTGCGTCCGAAGGGCATCATCCAGATGCTCGACCTGCTGCGCCCGATCTACGAGAAGACCGCCGCTTACGGCCACTTCGGCCGCGAAGAGCCGGAATTCTCGTGGGAAGCCGCCGACAAGGCGCTCGCGCTCGCCGAAGCGGCGGGCGTCGAGCCGGCCGTGCAAGTCGCCTGA
- a CDS encoding LysR substrate-binding domain-containing protein: MFELSQLRCFVAVAEELHFGRAAERLHMTQPPLSRQVRLLEHQIGTELLERTSRSVKLTAAGRGFLPDAARILRLADEAAATARRIATGAAGTLAIGFTASVGYGLLPSLVSAVRAASPDVRLTLKEMVSGAQLEALDARLIDVGLLRPPVEHGELASLPCMREALVLALPAASADAWPKRPTLRDCEGKPLLMYSPYEARYFHQLVSGLLERTDVLPDIVEYVSQIHSMLALVRAGIGAALIPAAASMLHFEGVVYRPVRTMPAKPVELTLAYRKDNDNPVFAALKDVLRKSLAASR, from the coding sequence ATGTTCGAACTCAGCCAGCTTCGCTGTTTCGTCGCCGTCGCGGAGGAATTGCACTTCGGGCGCGCGGCCGAGCGCTTGCACATGACGCAGCCGCCGCTGTCCCGGCAAGTGCGCCTGCTCGAACACCAGATCGGCACCGAATTGCTCGAGCGCACGAGCCGCTCGGTGAAGCTGACGGCGGCGGGCCGCGGCTTCCTGCCCGATGCGGCCCGCATTCTGCGGCTCGCCGACGAGGCGGCGGCCACCGCGCGCCGTATCGCGACGGGCGCGGCCGGCACGCTCGCGATCGGCTTCACCGCATCGGTCGGCTACGGTCTGTTGCCGTCGCTCGTGAGCGCGGTGCGCGCCGCGTCGCCCGACGTGCGCCTCACGCTGAAGGAGATGGTGAGCGGCGCGCAGCTCGAAGCGCTCGATGCGCGGCTGATCGACGTCGGGCTGCTGCGCCCGCCCGTCGAGCACGGCGAGCTCGCGTCTCTGCCGTGCATGCGCGAAGCGCTCGTGCTCGCACTGCCGGCGGCGAGCGCCGACGCGTGGCCGAAGCGCCCGACGCTGCGCGATTGCGAAGGCAAGCCGCTCCTGATGTATTCGCCCTACGAGGCGCGCTATTTCCACCAGTTGGTGAGCGGGCTGCTCGAGCGCACGGACGTGCTGCCCGACATCGTCGAATACGTGAGCCAGATCCATTCGATGCTGGCGCTCGTGCGCGCGGGCATCGGGGCCGCGCTGATTCCGGCGGCGGCGTCGATGCTGCACTTCGAAGGGGTCGTCTACCGGCCGGTGCGCACGATGCCGGCGAAGCCCGTCGAGCTGACGCTCGCGTATCGCAAGGACAACGACAATCCGGTGTTCGCCGCGCTGAAGGACGTGCTGCGCAAATCGCTCGCGGCGAGCCGTTGA
- a CDS encoding serine/threonine protein kinase has protein sequence MNDATSESNTAGASAGLPFAGLTPERVLDALDSVLIPAGSRTDGRLLALNSYENRVYQAGVEDGAPIVAKFYRPHRWSNEAILEEHAFVAELAAREIPAVPALAFDGRTLHEFEGFRFAIFERRGGRAPELDRRDTLEWLGRFIGRIHAVGASKPYAARPMLDIHTFGYEPRDFLLSHDFVPDDVRPAYEAAVTLALEGVERAYERAGDVRMLRAHGDCHPSNVLWTDAGPHFVDFDDSRMAPAVQDLWLLLPGDRPGASLALADLLAGYEDFCEFDPRELHLIEALRTLRLIHYAAWLARRWEDPAFPAAFPWFNTHRYWEARVLELREQIGAMQEGPLWPV, from the coding sequence ATGAACGACGCCACTTCCGAATCCAACACAGCCGGCGCAAGCGCCGGCTTGCCTTTTGCAGGCCTCACGCCGGAGCGCGTGCTCGACGCGCTCGACAGCGTGCTGATTCCCGCCGGCTCGCGCACCGACGGGCGCCTGCTCGCGCTCAACAGCTACGAGAACCGCGTCTATCAGGCGGGCGTCGAGGACGGCGCGCCGATCGTCGCGAAGTTCTACCGTCCGCACCGCTGGTCGAACGAGGCGATTCTCGAAGAGCATGCGTTCGTCGCCGAACTGGCCGCGCGCGAGATTCCGGCCGTGCCGGCGCTCGCGTTCGACGGCCGCACGCTGCACGAGTTCGAGGGCTTTCGTTTCGCGATCTTCGAGCGGCGCGGCGGTCGCGCGCCGGAGCTCGACCGGCGCGACACGCTTGAATGGCTCGGCCGCTTCATCGGACGCATTCACGCGGTCGGCGCGTCGAAGCCTTACGCCGCGCGGCCGATGCTCGACATTCACACGTTCGGCTACGAGCCGCGCGATTTCCTGCTGTCGCACGACTTCGTGCCCGACGACGTTCGGCCTGCCTACGAAGCGGCGGTCACGCTTGCGCTGGAAGGCGTCGAGCGCGCGTACGAGCGCGCGGGCGACGTGCGGATGCTGCGCGCGCACGGCGACTGCCATCCGAGCAACGTGCTGTGGACCGACGCGGGCCCGCATTTCGTCGATTTCGACGATAGCCGGATGGCGCCCGCCGTGCAGGACCTGTGGCTGCTCCTGCCCGGCGACCGGCCGGGTGCGTCGCTCGCGCTCGCCGATCTGCTCGCGGGCTACGAGGACTTCTGCGAGTTCGATCCGCGCGAGCTGCATCTGATCGAGGCGCTGCGCACGCTGCGGCTCATTCATTACGCGGCGTGGCTCGCGCGCCGCTGGGAAGATCCGGCGTTCCCGGCGGCATTTCCGTGGTTCAACACGCATCGCTATTGGGAGGCGCGCGTGCTCGAATTGCGCGAACAGATCGGCGCGATGCAGGAAGGGCCGCTGTGGCCCGTGTGA
- a CDS encoding MFS transporter encodes MTVSPGAPPPAAGARPSPAHAARGASPDSCAPYLERGSRSYWHASVALLFAGYATFSLLYYVQPLLPEFSKAFGVSPAQSSLALSFSTAALAAAVFVAGFVSEALSRHLLMTASLTASSLLTLAAAFAPHWHQLLILRALTGLALGGVPAVAMAYLAEEVHPDGLGLAMGLYVGGTAIGGMAGRVITGILTDLFSWRIAVGAIGVLGLASMLAFRMLLPPSRHFTPRRGLNLAHHRTSLAHHLGKQRELPALFVMAFVLMGSFVTLYNYLGYRLLAPPYSMGQATISAIFVVYLVGVVASPLSGRLADTLGRGRVLIASLVVMLAGVALTLLHPVAAIATGIACVTFGFFAGHAVASGWVGRLARHGKGQAAALYLLAYYIGSSVVGSLGGRFWSALGWPGVAALVGALLALGIVVAVWLRARERAGAA; translated from the coding sequence GTGACTGTATCACCCGGCGCGCCGCCGCCCGCCGCCGGCGCCCGCCCGAGCCCGGCGCATGCCGCACGAGGCGCGTCGCCCGATTCGTGCGCGCCGTATCTCGAACGCGGCTCACGCAGCTACTGGCACGCGAGCGTCGCGCTGCTGTTCGCCGGTTACGCGACGTTCTCGCTGCTCTATTACGTGCAGCCCCTGTTGCCCGAGTTCTCGAAAGCATTCGGCGTGAGTCCCGCGCAAAGCAGTCTCGCGCTGTCGTTCTCGACCGCCGCGCTCGCCGCCGCCGTGTTCGTCGCGGGCTTCGTCTCCGAAGCGTTGAGCCGCCACCTGCTGATGACGGCGTCGCTCACCGCGTCGTCGCTGCTCACGCTCGCCGCCGCGTTCGCGCCGCACTGGCATCAACTGCTGATCCTGCGCGCGTTGACGGGGCTCGCGCTCGGCGGCGTGCCCGCGGTCGCGATGGCGTATCTCGCCGAGGAAGTGCATCCGGACGGCCTCGGGCTCGCGATGGGGCTCTATGTCGGCGGCACCGCGATCGGCGGAATGGCCGGGCGCGTGATCACCGGCATTCTCACCGACCTGTTCTCGTGGCGCATCGCGGTCGGCGCGATCGGCGTGCTCGGCCTCGCATCGATGCTCGCGTTCCGCATGCTGCTGCCGCCGTCGCGGCACTTCACGCCGCGCCGCGGCCTGAACCTCGCACATCACCGCACGTCGCTCGCCCATCATCTCGGCAAGCAGCGCGAATTGCCCGCGCTGTTCGTGATGGCGTTCGTGCTGATGGGCAGCTTCGTCACGCTCTACAACTACCTCGGCTATAGGCTGCTCGCGCCGCCGTATTCGATGGGACAGGCGACGATCAGCGCGATCTTCGTCGTCTATCTGGTGGGCGTCGTCGCGTCGCCCCTGTCGGGAAGGCTCGCCGATACCCTCGGCCGCGGCCGCGTGCTGATCGCGAGCCTCGTCGTGATGCTCGCGGGCGTCGCGCTGACGCTGCTGCATCCCGTCGCCGCGATCGCGACGGGCATCGCATGCGTGACGTTCGGCTTCTTCGCGGGCCACGCGGTCGCGAGCGGCTGGGTCGGCCGGCTCGCGCGGCACGGCAAGGGGCAGGCGGCCGCGCTCTACCTGCTTGCGTACTACATCGGCTCGAGCGTCGTCGGCTCGCTCGGCGGACGCTTCTGGAGCGCGCTCGGCTGGCCGGGCGTCGCGGCGCTCGTCGGCGCGCTGCTCGCGCTCGGCATCGTCGTGGCCGTATGGCTGCGCGCGCGCGAGCGCGCCGGCGCGGCATGA
- a CDS encoding phytanoyl-CoA dioxygenase family protein — protein MRYIKFAATIARRFSLRGIVASMSRRSALQSIVDNNHVDPPMSSLHPELIHTQVQTLRERGFVVAPGLVAPERCAQLKAIAERQLHEAVPPLEFEADLRYPGAPESRHAPGGHTVRRLLDAYARDAAFAERATAPEIGAWMRAYFGEPPVLSRAHHNCVMTKHPAYGSLTGWHRDVRYWSFKRADLVSVWLALGTETNDNGALWLVPGSHDAEFGPESFDEAKFFRSDVPANRQLIEQAVCPELAPGDVVFFHCNTLHSAGQNRSDQVKFSLVFTYHGDSNRPVPGSRSASKPEVRF, from the coding sequence TTGCGTTACATCAAATTCGCGGCGACGATCGCGCGCCGTTTTTCGCTCCGCGGCATTGTCGCGAGCATGTCGCGCAGGTCCGCTTTACAATCGATCGTTGATAACAATCATGTCGATCCTCCCATGTCCTCCTTGCACCCGGAGTTGATTCACACGCAGGTCCAGACGCTGCGCGAGCGCGGCTTCGTCGTCGCGCCGGGGCTCGTCGCGCCCGAGCGGTGCGCGCAACTGAAGGCGATCGCCGAGCGGCAACTGCACGAGGCCGTGCCGCCGCTCGAATTCGAAGCCGACCTGCGCTATCCGGGCGCGCCCGAATCGCGCCATGCGCCGGGCGGTCATACCGTGCGGCGGCTGCTCGACGCGTACGCGCGCGACGCGGCGTTCGCCGAGCGCGCGACCGCGCCGGAGATCGGCGCATGGATGCGCGCGTACTTCGGCGAACCCCCGGTGCTCTCGCGCGCGCATCACAACTGCGTGATGACGAAGCATCCGGCGTACGGCAGCCTGACCGGCTGGCACCGCGACGTGCGCTATTGGTCGTTCAAGCGTGCGGACCTCGTGTCCGTGTGGCTCGCGCTCGGGACGGAGACGAACGACAACGGCGCGCTGTGGCTCGTGCCGGGCTCGCATGATGCGGAATTCGGGCCGGAGAGTTTCGACGAGGCGAAGTTCTTCCGCAGCGACGTGCCGGCGAACCGGCAGTTGATCGAGCAGGCGGTGTGCCCGGAACTCGCGCCGGGCGATGTCGTGTTCTTCCACTGCAACACGCTGCATTCGGCGGGGCAGAACCGCAGCGACCAGGTGAAATTCTCGCTCGTGTTCACGTATCACGGTGACAGCAATCGGCCGGTGCCGGGCTCGCGCTCGGCGTCGAAGCCGGAGGTGCGGTTCTAG
- the dapF gene encoding diaminopimelate epimerase, whose protein sequence is MKLSFTKMHGAGNDFVVLDGYSRALPPLTDALVRALADRHFGIGADQLLLVEKPTVDGADFKYRIFNCDGGEVEHCGNGARCFVKFVRDHGLTDKASVRVEVKHGVITLTMQDNGEVVVDMGAPVFEPARVPFDTSGLDGRREGADTLWPLPVNGATRWISVVSMGNPHAVQIVDDAEAFPVLADGPAIERDPRFPQRVNAGFMQIVSRHEVKLRVYERGAGETLACGTGACAAVAAGIRRGQLDSPVTVHTHGGTLTISWDGARDERAPLMMAGPATTVFEGVIDLPA, encoded by the coding sequence ATGAAACTCTCGTTTACCAAGATGCACGGCGCGGGCAACGACTTCGTCGTGCTCGACGGCTACAGCCGCGCGCTGCCCCCGCTCACCGACGCGCTGGTGCGCGCGCTCGCCGACCGCCACTTCGGGATCGGCGCCGATCAGTTGCTGCTCGTCGAAAAGCCGACCGTCGACGGCGCCGACTTCAAGTACCGGATCTTCAACTGCGACGGCGGCGAGGTCGAGCACTGCGGCAACGGCGCGCGCTGCTTCGTCAAGTTCGTCCGCGACCACGGGCTCACCGACAAGGCGAGCGTGCGCGTCGAAGTGAAGCACGGCGTGATCACGCTGACGATGCAGGACAACGGCGAGGTCGTCGTCGACATGGGCGCGCCCGTGTTCGAGCCGGCGCGCGTGCCGTTCGACACGAGCGGCCTCGACGGCCGCCGCGAGGGCGCCGACACGCTGTGGCCGCTGCCCGTGAACGGCGCGACGCGCTGGATCTCGGTCGTGTCGATGGGCAATCCGCACGCGGTGCAGATCGTCGACGACGCCGAGGCGTTCCCGGTGCTCGCCGACGGGCCGGCGATCGAGCGCGACCCGCGGTTTCCGCAGCGCGTGAACGCGGGCTTCATGCAGATCGTGTCGCGGCACGAGGTGAAGCTGCGCGTGTACGAGCGCGGCGCGGGCGAGACGCTCGCGTGCGGCACGGGCGCGTGCGCGGCCGTCGCGGCGGGCATCCGGCGCGGGCAACTCGATTCGCCCGTCACCGTCCACACGCACGGCGGCACGCTGACGATCTCGTGGGACGGCGCGCGCGACGAACGCGCGCCGCTCATGATGGCCGGCCCCGCGACGACCGTCTTCG
- a CDS encoding DMT family transporter codes for MASLKPALAAHGATSLFVLLWSSGAIFAELGLRHACAFAFLIARFALASFVLLVLSLARRRWLPPPGARRATVATGLLLTGGYSILYLLALERGLAPGILATILGVQPILTLVVLERRASGARLAGLALALTGLSLVVRRSIALGDAPVSGASCALGALLAITAGALLQKRVRAAPIDMLPLQNALGLGLCALIAPFEPIAFEASWSLLLPLAWLGIVISVFAQLLFYRLMQQGDLVNVTSLFYLVPVVTALMDAVWLGNRLAPVEIAGMIAILAGLALAFRRAARD; via the coding sequence ATGGCCTCACTCAAACCCGCGCTCGCCGCGCATGGGGCGACATCGCTTTTCGTGCTGCTATGGAGCAGCGGAGCGATCTTCGCCGAACTTGGCCTGCGGCATGCGTGCGCATTCGCTTTCCTGATCGCGCGCTTTGCGCTCGCATCGTTCGTGCTGCTCGTGCTGTCGCTCGCGCGCCGCCGCTGGCTGCCGCCGCCCGGCGCGCGCCGCGCGACGGTCGCCACGGGGCTGCTGCTCACGGGCGGCTATTCGATCCTGTATCTGCTCGCGCTCGAGCGCGGGCTCGCGCCCGGCATCCTCGCGACGATACTCGGCGTGCAACCGATCCTCACGCTCGTCGTGCTCGAACGCCGCGCATCGGGCGCGCGGCTCGCCGGCCTCGCGCTCGCGCTGACCGGCCTGAGCCTCGTCGTTCGTCGCAGCATCGCGCTCGGCGACGCGCCGGTTTCCGGCGCCTCATGCGCGCTCGGCGCATTGCTCGCGATCACGGCGGGCGCGCTGCTGCAAAAACGCGTGCGCGCCGCGCCGATCGACATGCTGCCGCTGCAGAACGCGCTCGGCCTTGGACTGTGCGCGCTGATCGCGCCGTTCGAGCCGATTGCGTTCGAAGCAAGCTGGTCGCTCTTGCTGCCGCTCGCGTGGCTCGGCATCGTGATCTCGGTGTTCGCGCAGTTGCTGTTCTACCGGCTGATGCAGCAGGGCGATCTCGTCAACGTGACGAGCCTCTTCTACCTCGTGCCGGTCGTGACCGCGCTGATGGACGCCGTGTGGCTCGGCAATCGTCTCGCGCCGGTCGAGATCGCGGGCATGATCGCGATTCTCGCGGGCCTCGCGCTCGCGTTCCGGCGCGCCGCGCGCGATTGA